The stretch of DNA CACGATTCGACGAGGACCCATGAAGACGCACCGCGCCGTCCAGGCAGCCACCGCCGTCGCCCTCGGCCTCACACTGGCCGCCTGCTCCAGCGGAGACGGCGACACGGACTCGTCCGATGCCGTCACGACTGTCAGCCACATCCACGGACTCGGGCTGGACCCGTCCGACCAGCGCCTGTACGTCGCGACCCACGAAGGCATCTACACCCCCGGCCCCAAGGGCAATCCCAAACTGGTGGGCGACAGCAAGGACGACTTCATGGGCTTCACGGTGGCCCAGGGCAAGACCTTTTACGCCAGCGGCCACCCTGCCTCCGGAGCGGACGGTCCCGGCGACAAGGGACTGATCAAGAGCACCGACGCGGGCAGGAGCTGGAGGTCGCTCTCCCTCTCAGGGAAGTCCGACTTCCACGCCCTGGACTACGCACACGGCACCGTCTACGGCTACGACTCCACAGGCGGCCTGCTCCGCACCAGCAAGGACGGCACCACCTGGAGGGACGGAGCCACGTTCCAGGCGCTCGACATCGCGGTCAACCCGGATGACGCCGATCTCGTGCTCGCCACCACCGCGGAAGGAGTCGCCCGCAGTACGGACGGCGGCAAGACCTTCGCCGAGGGCAAGCAGCCAGTGATGGCCTTCCTCTCCTGGAAGGCCAAGAACGCCCTCTACGGCATCGACACCTCCGGCAGGCTGAGCCGCAGCACCGACGGCGGCACCACATGGAAGAAGCTCGCCACCGTCCCCGGCGGACAGCCTCAGGCGCTCACCGCCGTCGACGCCCAGCACGTCCTGGCCGCGACGCAGAGCGGCGTCTACGAGTCGAAGGACGGCGGCAAGACGTTTACCAAGCGCCTCGCCGTCGGATCGAGCGGCGGCCACTGACCCCTCAGCGAAACGCCATGTCGGCCGCGCCGACAATCCTGCCGTGGAGGCGGGGCGCGGGCTTGCTGTCGACGGGGGCACTGCCCATGGATTTCTCCCTGCCCGAACAGACGGCCCGCGCCCGCCTACTGCATGGTGGTTGCACATAAGCTGCCATCGCAGGAAGTCACATCACGAGATCATTCCCGAGGGAAGCCGTCCATGACTGCACGAGTCCGCCGCTTCGACCGAGGCGAGATACATCGGCTCGCAGCTATGTACGGGGTGGTGGCGGCGCTGCACATCGCGGGGTTCGGACTGTTCGCCTACTACAACGCGCGCTACCACGGCCTCGCCGACAGCCGGGGGCGGTTGCTGTACGCGGGGGCCGCAGGGTTGGCCTACACGCTCGGCATGCGCCATGCCTTCGACGCCGACCACATCTCGGCCATCGACGACACCACCCGCTACCTGCTGCAGAAGGGCAAACGCCCGCTCGGGCTGGGCCTGGCCTTCTCCCTCGGCCACTCGTCCGTCGTGTTCGGCCTCTCCGTCGGCATCGCCTTCGCCGCTCAGGCCGCGAACCGCTTCCAGGCCGGCTTCGCGGAGATCGGCGGCGTCATCGGGACTCTGGTCTCCGGCGTCTTCCTCTACTCGATCGCCGCATTGAACCTGTCGGTGCTGCGCGGCATCGTCCGCACCTGGCGCGAGGCGAAGGCAGGCCGCCACGAACCGGAAGAACTGGAGCAGTTGCTCGCCGACCGCGGCTTGATGAACCGGGTCTTCAAGGGCCGTTACAACCGGTTCATCGAGCACAGCTGGCAGCTCTACTTCGTGGGTCTGCTCTTCGGCCTCGGATTCGACACCGCCACCCAGGTCGGCGCGCTGGGCCTGGCGGCGGGCTCGGCTGCGGACGGCACGCTGCCACCACTCGCCATCATCGCCCTGCCACTGATCTTCGCCGCCGGCATGAGTTTGATGGACACCACCGACGGGGTGTTCATGGCGAAAGCGTACGAGTGGTCGTTCTCCAACCCGCTCCGCAAGATCTACTACAACCTCACGATGACGGGTCTTTCGATCTTCGTCGCCTTCGTCGTCGGCACCGTGGAGCTGGTCTCACTGATGGCGGAGCAGCTGGGCGCGGCAGACCACCGGCCCTGGTCGTGGCTCACCCGCATCGACCTCAACACCATCGGCATCGTCATCGTGGTCACATTCCTGGTGACGTGGATCGGTGCCGTGACGCTCTGGAAGGTGCGGCGTTTCGACGAGCGATATCCGTCACACCGCACCTCTGCCGAGACGAAACCCGATCCATCGCCCTGATCGGGTAGAGGGTCGACGTCCCGCCGACCGAGCCGGGAATCGCGGCCAGGCCAAGCAGGAGCAGCATCGGTGTGGGTCGCGCCGCCCAACCACCCCCGGTCAACCATCCACTATATTGTTAAGTAGATTAGCCGTATGGCGGATCCACGACCTCGCTCTGAGGTCTGCGCTCCCACCTCAGGCGCCTGCTCACGAGGGGATGGCTTCGCTGGAGTACTGAGATCCGTTGACGATGACCGATGCCGCGTACCGCTCGAACTCAGCCGTGGCCGTCGGTGCTCCTGCCGCCGAGACAGAAGAGAAGCCAGTGGTTAACGAGCGACAGCCGTCGGGGGACTGGGTCCCGGGCGGGACTCAGTCCCCCGACGCCGCGTACGGGATCTACCATGCCTACTACCACGATGGTGCCCAGCACGGCGGTGTGAGATCTAGCGGTTACGACGACGAGGACCCGCTGTTCGGCGCGATGCCCAGCGTGTACGACACCACGGCCGCCCTTTACGACGAGCCCGACCATCGGCTGTCGTGCAACACCTACGGCTATGACCCCACTACGATGTGGGACACCCCCGGCCATGCGGAGATGAGCTCGTCCGCGGCCGACCTCGGCCCGGCAGACCCGAGCGGGTACATAACCCAGTGGGGGGACTCCACCGGCCAAGGGCGCAATGGGGTCGACTCCACAGCATGCTTCGAAGACTCCGAGTCACAGACACGGACGTGGAGTACGGGTGCCTCTGCGGATTCCGGCACTTCCTGCGGGTCTCCTGCCTCACCGAACCTCGTTTCCTCTCCGGCCGATGAGCCGCCCTGCCTGGTATCGCACGTCCAGGACGCCACCGAGGATGCGGGGATCGCCTCACCCGGACCGAGCCGTGCCCACGTCCGTAACCGTCGTGCGTCCGCCCGGCGATCCGCGCTCCTGACCGTCGCCGTCCCGTCCGCTGTCGTTATGGCCATCACAGGAGCGGCGGCCGTCTCCGTCAGCGTCGACGACCAGGATGAGAAGGCCACACAGGCCAAACAGGCCACACAGGCCGCGCCGGACGCGACACAGGTCATCGAGCCATCGGCTGCCAACGGCAAGCTCGACGCGCAGCTCGCCGGTGTGACACGCGGCGCAGATGACTTCGCCGATCGCGCCAGCCGTACGCAGCAACGCATCGATCTCAAGCAACGTCAGCTGCAGGAGCAGAGGCGCAAGGCGGCCGAAGCCGCACACAGAAAGGCGGAAGCCGCACGCAAGGAGGCGCTCCGCCCGAAGTTCGCTCTTCCCGTTGCACAGCGAGGAGTCGGCGAACTGTTCGGAGCGGCCGGCTCCATGTGGTCGAGCCGGCATACCGGACTCGACTTCCCCGTGCCCATGAACACCCCGGTGATGGCCGTCACCGACGGCACGGTCGAAGCCAAATGGAATCCGTTCTACGGAAACATGGTCATCGTCACCGCTCCCGATGGCACCGAGACCTGGTATTGCCATCTCGCCAGTGCCAAAGTCCGCGCCGGCCACGTCAAGGCGGGAGAGGCCATCGCCTACGCGGGAAGCTCAGGCAACTCGTCGGGGCCACACTTGCACCTTGAAGTGCATCCCGGCGGTGGCGACGCGATAGACCCTTTGGCCTGGCTTCGCGGTCACGGCCTCGACCCCACATAACAGCAATGGACGCGGCACTGGCGGAGGGTGCCCCGTCGCAGCCGGCCCCGGGTCGGGTGTAAAACGTGGATGAATACTCTGAGTGATATTTCATCCGGTCACAGCAAGACTGAGGACCGCAAGGACGAGATGTTGCGCGACCTCTAACGCGATGCGGGGGTCGACTTCGACCGGGGCACCATCGCGTACTGCCGGATCGGTGAGCGCAGTGCCCACACCTGGTTCGTCTTCCACGAACTGCTCGACCACGTGAACGTCAAGAACTACGACGGATCGTGGACCGACTACGGCTCGATGGTCGGCGTCCCCATCGAGAGGTGACCGAGCCAGGGCCTCACGGAGCGTGAGCATGGCAGCGGAAGTGGCCAGGAGCCCAGCGGTATCAGCCGGTGACCGACGTCACGCGGCTGCGGTGCCCGAGCTCGACACGTCTACCCGGACCGCGGTGGCCAGCCGCGTCGTGGCCAAAAACAAGTACCGGGAGGGCGAGCGCCACGGCGGCGGCGAGGGACCCTGCCGCGATCCGAGCCCGACCCAATGGCCGGTGCGGGGCGATCAGGCGCCGCACTCGCTGGGCGGCGGTGCCGCCCCCGGCGGCGAGCGCCGCCGCGGGCACCGGCGTGCGGCGTTCGACCGGAGGCGACCGTCAGCAGCCCCTCGGCCACAGTGAGCCGGTCGGTACGGGCCGCCGCCGCATCGTCCGCGCACAGCTCCACCGGTCGGGCCACCTCGCGCCGCCCGCCCCGGAGGAGCGGGATGCGGGGGAAGGCGCGCGCCAGGGCGGAAGTCCAGGCGAGGACCAGGTCATGGCGCTCGGCAAGGCGGGCACTTAGAGGGAGCGCCCACCCCGGCCGCGTCTTACGGGTGCGGAACGTGGAAACCCCGACCTGGGTCCAAGCCTCGGTTTGGTAGGCCACAGTGAACGGCCACACGGTCCTGGTCGGCACAGCCCGGCTGCTCGGCGATACCGACATGGACACCGACTCCCTCGCCCCGGCCGCGGCCGGCATCTCGGGCGAAGGCAAAACCCCGGTCTTGGCCGCGGTCGACGGCCGGGCCGCAGGTGTCCTCGCCGTCGCCGACACCGCGACCACAAATCCGACCACCTCGCCCGGCTCCACAAGGCCGAAAGCCAAGTACGCGGGATCCCCCACATGGTCGCCGACGATCCCGCACCGCGACGCCACAGAAGCCGTCGACGCAGAGGAGCCGGCATGGCCAGGACGGTGTCCCATCCGCTGTGCGCGCGCATCTACCCGCGGATCAACGCCTTCGCCGAAGCGCATGGCTCCCTCGAACACCGCGCGGAACTTCTCGCCGACGCGCGAGGCGAAGTGGTGGAGATCGGTGCGGGGACGAGCGCGAATTCCGGCGTATCCGACGGCGGTCGAGCAGGTCACCGCGGTGGAATCGGAGCCCAGGCTGCGCGCCTTGGCGGAGAAGGCCGCCGCAGACGCCACCGCGCCGGTGAAGGTCCTCCCCGGCCGCGCCGAGAACTCCCCGTGGAGGACGCCAGCGCGGACGTGGCGGGTGATGTCGCTCGTCCGGTAACCGTTCGGAAAGTCAGTCCTGGGTATGAGACCGAGCTCGGCGCAGAGCGTGCGGCCTCGGGCCGCTCACCGCCGAAGCGGTGAGCGGCCCGGGTCCTGCGATCTTGATATGGGGTCAGCCGAGGGTGACCGAGCGGGCGAAGGTGGCGTCGGTCTCCTGGGCGATTTCGTTGAGTACGTCGGCGGGGACGTTGCTGTCGACGTTCAGGACGGCGAGCGTCTCACCGCCCGGCACGGACCGGGAGACCTGCATGCCGGCGATGTTCAGGCCCGACTCGCCGAGTACGTGGCCGACGGTGCCGACGATGCCGGGCCGGTCCTTGTACCGCAGGAAGATCATGTGGTCGCTGACCGCGAGGTCGATGGTGTGCTGACCCACGGACACGATCTTCTGGATGTTCCTGGGGCCGGCCAGCGTGCCGGAGATCGCGACCTGCTCACCGCTGTTCAGGGTGCCGCGGACGGTCACCACATGGTGGTGGTCGGGGGATGTCGAGCTGGTGGTGTGGCGCACATCGACCCTGCGTTCCTGTGCGAGCAGTGGTGCGTTGACGTAGGAAACCGCCTGGTCGACGACGTTCTCGAAGACGCCCTTGAGTGCGGAGAGTTCCAGCACCTTGACGTTGTGCCGGGTGATGTCGCCGTGGACCTCGACATCGAGCCGGACCGCGACCTCGCCGGCCAGGGCGGTGAAGATCCGGCCGAGGTTCGCGGCGAGCGGCACGCAGGGGCGGACGTCCTCGGCGATGACGCCGCCCTCGACGTTGACCGCGTCCGGGACCAGCTCTCCCGCGAGCGCCAGCCGCACCGACTCGGCGACGGCGATGCCCGCCTTCTCCTGGGCCTCATCGGTCGAGGCGCCCAGATGTGGGGTGGCCACGACGTTGCCGAACTCGAAGAGCGGGGAGTCGGTACACGGCTCCTGGGCGAAGACGTCCAGTCCCGCGGCGGCGACGCGGCCTTCCTTGAGCGCGCTGGCCAGTGCCTGCTCGTCGACGATCCCGCCGCGCGCCGCATTGACGATCCGGACCTCGGGCTTGACCTTGTGCAGTGCCTCGTCGCCGATCAGGCCGACGGTCTCGGGCGTCTTCGGAAGATGGACCGTGATGAAGTCGGAGACCTCCAGCAGCTCGTCGAGCGTGAGGAGCTTGACGCCCAGCTGCGCGGCGCGCGCGGGCTGAACGTACGGGTCGTAGGCGACGACCTTCATGTCGAAGGCGGACATCCGCTGGGCGACCAGCACGCCGATGCGGCCGAGGCCGACCACACCGAGGGTCTTCTGGCTCAGCTCGACGCCGGTGTACTTGCTGCGCTTCCACTCGCCGTTCTTCAGTGCCGTATTGGCCTGCGGAATGTTCCGCGCGGTGGCGAGGAGCAGGCCGCAGGCGAGCTCGGCGGCGGTGACGATATTGGACGTGGGAGCGTTGACGACCATGACGCCGGCCTTGGTGGCGGCGGAGACGTCGACGTTGTCGAGGCCGACCCCGGCGCGGGCGACGACCTTCAGCTTCTTGGCGGCGGCGATGGCCTCCGCGTCGACCTTGGTCGCGCTTCGCACCAGGATCGCGTCGACACCCGCGATCGCGGGGAGGAGTTCGGCTCGATCGGCGCCATCGCAGAGCCGGATCTCGAAGTCCGGGCCCAGGGCGCCGATAGTGGCGGGCGACAGCTTTTCAGCCAGGAGTACGACAGGTTTCGAGCTCACGGTGGATTTCAATCCCTACTGGTTCGTTGAGGAACGGCCGCCCCGGCGGCCGCATACGGTGGCAGTTCCGGCGCATGGCCGACAGGGAGGACGAAGGAAAGCTCGTCCCCCCTGCCGCAGGACCATGGGTCAGGCAGACACCGACTCGGGCTGTGTCTCGCGTACCGGCGGCGCGAGGCGGCCGGTGCGGTGCAGTCCGTACAGGGCTGCGGCACAGGCCAGGCCGAGTGCGCAGAACGCGATCCACGGGAGCGCGGAGACGCCGGCCGCGCGGGCGGCGTCCAGAGAGGCCCCGGTCAGCAGGTTCCCGAGCGTGATGCCGACGCCGCAGATGGTGTTGTAGAGCCCGTAGTGGGTGGCGACCAGGCGGTCACCGGAGAGCCGGACGATGGTGTCCATCTCGAACGGGTAGGCGATCATCGTCCCCACCGCCAGGAGCAGAGCGGAGAGCGCGGGCGGCACGGCCGCGAGCAGCCACAGCCTCACTCCGCCCTCCGGCACGGGCACGGCCGTCGGTACCAGCAGGGGCACGAACGCCACGCCCATGGTGAGCAGGCCCCAGGCAAGGGCCCGGCCCGGCTCCATGCGGGCCTTGCACCACGCGGTCATCTTGGTCTGGAAGAGGATCGTGCTCAAGCCCGAGACAGCGAAGAGCATCGCCACCGCCGCTGTCCCGGACGTTCCATCGCCACCCAGACGCCGCACTTCCAGTGGCAGGGCGAGATAGACCTGGAACTGCATGACGTAGAAGCCGATCATGGCGATCGAGAACAGCAGGAACGGCCGGTTGGCCAGGATGGTGCGCCACTGGGACAGCACGCCGTCCTGTTGGCCGCTTCCCTTGGTGGCCGGCGCGTCATTTGCCCGGCGGGCGGGCAGACTGCGGAGCTGCACGATGCTCAGCAGCGCGAAGATCCCGGCCGACACCAGGCAGGCGACGCGGAAGTCGACACCGGTGAGCACCATGCCGACGAGTGGGCCGAGCAGGATGCCGGCCTGGTAGAAGATGTTGAACAGCCCGAACGCTTCGACCCTGCGCTCCCCGGCGTCCGCCGCCAGATAGGCCCTCACCGCCGGGTTGAACAGGGCGCCCGCCAGTCCGGTCGCCGCGGATGCGGCGAGCAGCGCGGGCAGCGCGTCCACCAGTCCGAGGGTCGCGAAGCCGACGATGCGGAGCATCAGCCCGGCGATGATCAGCGGCTTGTAGCCGAGCCGGTCGGCCAGGGTTCCGCCGACCAGGAACATCCCCTGCTGGCTGAAGTTGCGTATGCCGAGCACGAGTCCGACGGCCCAGCCGGCCAGCCCGACCGTGCCGGACAGGTGCGCGGCCAAGTACGGCATCAGCATGTAGAAGCCGAGGTTGATGGAGAACTGGTTCACCATCAGCAACTGGACGCTGCGCGGGTAGGAGCGCATCTGCGCCCAGGTTCCCCCGGAACGTGACTGCCGGTCCATCACCGGTCTCCCTCCTCCCGGGCGCCGAACTCAGCCAGCTCTGCGGCGTCGTGCTCCTGCGCCGGGTCGGACAGGGTGAGCGGGTCGACCACGGTGGTGCACCGGGTCCAGCGGCTGACTTCCTTCTCGTCCAGACGGCCGATGGTTTCCGGTTCGACGGGCGGCGGGGAGTCGAGCAGACCGTGGGCGGCGCAGTAGTCGTCGTCGTAGACCGTGCCGAGATAGCGTTGCGGGCCGTCGGGGAAGATGGCCGCGATCTTCGTGTCCGCGGGCAGGGTACGGGCCAGCCAGCCCGCCACCAGGGCGACCGCGCCGACGCTCCAGCCGCCGGTGGCGTAGTGGGAGGCGGCGAGCCGGCGGCAGGTCCACACCGCATCGGCCGGTGTCACCCAGTGCACCTCGCTGAAATTGTCGTAGGCGACGTTGCGGGGGTAGATGCTTGAACCCAGGCCGCGCATCAGCCGGGTGCGGGCCGGCTGCCCGAAGATGGTCGACCCGATGGTGTCGACGCCGACGAGCTTCAGCTCCGGGTACAGGGTCTGCAACACCCGGGAGACGCCGGCGGAGTGGCCGCCGGTACCCACGCTGCACACCAGCACGTCGATGTGGCCCAGTTCGGAGGCCAGCTCCAGCGCGAGTGGGGTGTAGGCGGTGGTGTTGTCGGGATTGTTGTACTGGTCGGGGCACCACGAGCCGGGGTGCTGCGCCATGAGCTGAGCCA from Streptomyces asiaticus encodes:
- a CDS encoding MFS transporter, whose product is MDRQSRSGGTWAQMRSYPRSVQLLMVNQFSINLGFYMLMPYLAAHLSGTVGLAGWAVGLVLGIRNFSQQGMFLVGGTLADRLGYKPLIIAGLMLRIVGFATLGLVDALPALLAASAATGLAGALFNPAVRAYLAADAGERRVEAFGLFNIFYQAGILLGPLVGMVLTGVDFRVACLVSAGIFALLSIVQLRSLPARRANDAPATKGSGQQDGVLSQWRTILANRPFLLFSIAMIGFYVMQFQVYLALPLEVRRLGGDGTSGTAAVAMLFAVSGLSTILFQTKMTAWCKARMEPGRALAWGLLTMGVAFVPLLVPTAVPVPEGGVRLWLLAAVPPALSALLLAVGTMIAYPFEMDTIVRLSGDRLVATHYGLYNTICGVGITLGNLLTGASLDAARAAGVSALPWIAFCALGLACAAALYGLHRTGRLAPPVRETQPESVSA
- the serA gene encoding phosphoglycerate dehydrogenase yields the protein MSSKPVVLLAEKLSPATIGALGPDFEIRLCDGADRAELLPAIAGVDAILVRSATKVDAEAIAAAKKLKVVARAGVGLDNVDVSAATKAGVMVVNAPTSNIVTAAELACGLLLATARNIPQANTALKNGEWKRSKYTGVELSQKTLGVVGLGRIGVLVAQRMSAFDMKVVAYDPYVQPARAAQLGVKLLTLDELLEVSDFITVHLPKTPETVGLIGDEALHKVKPEVRIVNAARGGIVDEQALASALKEGRVAAAGLDVFAQEPCTDSPLFEFGNVVATPHLGASTDEAQEKAGIAVAESVRLALAGELVPDAVNVEGGVIAEDVRPCVPLAANLGRIFTALAGEVAVRLDVEVHGDITRHNVKVLELSALKGVFENVVDQAVSYVNAPLLAQERRVDVRHTTSSTSPDHHHVVTVRGTLNSGEQVAISGTLAGPRNIQKIVSVGQHTIDLAVSDHMIFLRYKDRPGIVGTVGHVLGESGLNIAGMQVSRSVPGGETLAVLNVDSNVPADVLNEIAQETDATFARSVTLG
- a CDS encoding PLP-dependent cysteine synthase family protein, coding for MNPQTTTEITLPARSALSGLVGDTPVLRISDPLTPADRGFWAKLEGFNPGGIKDRPGLYMVERARARGDLRPGARIIESTSGTLGLGLALAGMVYRHPVTLVTDPGLERSMTQLLTTYGAQVDVVPEPHPTGGWQQARRERVAQLMAQHPGSWCPDQYNNPDNTTAYTPLALELASELGHIDVLVCSVGTGGHSAGVSRVLQTLYPELKLVGVDTIGSTIFGQPARTRLMRGLGSSIYPRNVAYDNFSEVHWVTPADAVWTCRRLAASHYATGGWSVGAVALVAGWLARTLPADTKIAAIFPDGPQRYLGTVYDDDYCAAHGLLDSPPPVEPETIGRLDEKEVSRWTRCTTVVDPLTLSDPAQEHDAAELAEFGAREEGDR
- a CDS encoding HoxN/HupN/NixA family nickel/cobalt transporter gives rise to the protein MTARVRRFDRGEIHRLAAMYGVVAALHIAGFGLFAYYNARYHGLADSRGRLLYAGAAGLAYTLGMRHAFDADHISAIDDTTRYLLQKGKRPLGLGLAFSLGHSSVVFGLSVGIAFAAQAANRFQAGFAEIGGVIGTLVSGVFLYSIAALNLSVLRGIVRTWREAKAGRHEPEELEQLLADRGLMNRVFKGRYNRFIEHSWQLYFVGLLFGLGFDTATQVGALGLAAGSAADGTLPPLAIIALPLIFAAGMSLMDTTDGVFMAKAYEWSFSNPLRKIYYNLTMTGLSIFVAFVVGTVELVSLMAEQLGAADHRPWSWLTRIDLNTIGIVIVVTFLVTWIGAVTLWKVRRFDERYPSHRTSAETKPDPSP
- a CDS encoding F510_1955 family glycosylhydrolase, with the translated sequence MKTHRAVQAATAVALGLTLAACSSGDGDTDSSDAVTTVSHIHGLGLDPSDQRLYVATHEGIYTPGPKGNPKLVGDSKDDFMGFTVAQGKTFYASGHPASGADGPGDKGLIKSTDAGRSWRSLSLSGKSDFHALDYAHGTVYGYDSTGGLLRTSKDGTTWRDGATFQALDIAVNPDDADLVLATTAEGVARSTDGGKTFAEGKQPVMAFLSWKAKNALYGIDTSGRLSRSTDGGTTWKKLATVPGGQPQALTAVDAQHVLAATQSGVYESKDGGKTFTKRLAVGSSGGH
- a CDS encoding M23 family metallopeptidase, giving the protein MTDAAYRSNSAVAVGAPAAETEEKPVVNERQPSGDWVPGGTQSPDAAYGIYHAYYHDGAQHGGVRSSGYDDEDPLFGAMPSVYDTTAALYDEPDHRLSCNTYGYDPTTMWDTPGHAEMSSSAADLGPADPSGYITQWGDSTGQGRNGVDSTACFEDSESQTRTWSTGASADSGTSCGSPASPNLVSSPADEPPCLVSHVQDATEDAGIASPGPSRAHVRNRRASARRSALLTVAVPSAVVMAITGAAAVSVSVDDQDEKATQAKQATQAAPDATQVIEPSAANGKLDAQLAGVTRGADDFADRASRTQQRIDLKQRQLQEQRRKAAEAAHRKAEAARKEALRPKFALPVAQRGVGELFGAAGSMWSSRHTGLDFPVPMNTPVMAVTDGTVEAKWNPFYGNMVIVTAPDGTETWYCHLASAKVRAGHVKAGEAIAYAGSSGNSSGPHLHLEVHPGGGDAIDPLAWLRGHGLDPT